A genome region from Pseudomonas helmanticensis includes the following:
- a CDS encoding beta (1-6) glucans synthase, with amino-acid sequence MQVTCVALQPLGLTMSATSRFPFLPYLFACLLGLFALGGFWYGLGKPVILPDAATPTHKLQCASYTPFDKDQSPFDVPFKLRPERMDADLALLATRFECIRTYSMTGLEALPDLARKHGLKLMIGAWVNSNPVDTEKEVELLIKSANANPDVVSAVIVGNEALLRKEVTGAQLARLINKVKSQIKQPVTYADVWEFWLKHPEVAPAVDFLTIHLLPYWEDDPSNIDAALHHVAEVRQVFGNKFAPKDVMIGETGWPSEGRQRETALPSRVNEAKFIRGFVAMAEKEGWHYNLIEAFDQPWKRGSEGAVGGYWGLFDADRQDKGVLAGPVTNVPYWKEWLAVGGLIFLATLLLGGRVRTTRAALVLPLLGALAACSMGAWGDLARVTTRFTGEWLWIGLLTVLNLLVLAHAALTLSARTGWRERAFSLLERRAGWLVAAAGFAAAVMMLEMVFDPRYRSFASMAFVLPALVYLCRPVSVPRREIALLTFIVGAGIAPQLYQEGLQNQQAWGWALVSGLMMAALWRCLRIRKD; translated from the coding sequence ATGCAGGTAACATGCGTCGCTTTGCAGCCACTCGGCCTGACCATGTCCGCGACTTCCCGCTTCCCTTTCCTGCCTTATCTCTTCGCCTGCCTGCTTGGCCTGTTTGCCCTCGGCGGCTTTTGGTACGGCCTCGGCAAACCGGTGATCCTGCCGGACGCCGCAACGCCGACGCACAAACTGCAATGCGCCTCCTACACGCCGTTCGACAAGGACCAGTCGCCGTTCGACGTGCCGTTCAAGCTGCGCCCGGAGCGCATGGACGCCGACCTCGCGTTGCTGGCGACACGCTTTGAATGCATTCGCACCTATTCAATGACCGGCCTTGAAGCGCTGCCCGATCTGGCACGCAAGCACGGTCTGAAATTGATGATCGGCGCCTGGGTCAACAGCAACCCGGTGGACACCGAAAAAGAAGTCGAGCTGCTGATCAAATCGGCCAACGCCAACCCGGACGTGGTCAGCGCGGTGATCGTCGGCAACGAAGCGCTGCTGCGCAAGGAAGTCACCGGCGCGCAACTGGCTCGCCTGATCAACAAGGTCAAGAGCCAGATCAAGCAACCGGTGACCTACGCGGATGTCTGGGAGTTCTGGCTCAAGCACCCGGAAGTCGCGCCGGCAGTGGATTTCCTGACCATTCATTTGCTGCCGTACTGGGAAGATGATCCCTCCAACATCGATGCCGCCCTGCACCACGTGGCAGAGGTGCGTCAGGTGTTCGGCAACAAATTCGCCCCGAAAGACGTGATGATTGGCGAAACCGGCTGGCCGAGCGAAGGCCGCCAGCGTGAAACCGCCCTGCCGAGCCGGGTCAACGAAGCCAAGTTCATTCGTGGTTTTGTCGCCATGGCCGAGAAGGAAGGCTGGCATTACAACCTGATCGAAGCGTTCGATCAGCCATGGAAACGTGGCAGTGAAGGCGCGGTGGGCGGCTACTGGGGGCTGTTCGATGCGGATCGCCAGGACAAAGGTGTGCTCGCCGGGCCAGTGACCAATGTGCCGTACTGGAAGGAATGGCTAGCGGTCGGTGGTTTGATTTTCCTCGCAACCTTGCTGCTGGGCGGTCGCGTGCGTACCACCCGCGCAGCCCTGGTGTTGCCGCTGCTGGGCGCCCTCGCCGCTTGCTCGATGGGCGCGTGGGGGGATCTGGCGCGCGTGACCACACGCTTTACCGGTGAATGGCTGTGGATCGGTTTGCTGACGGTGTTGAATCTGCTGGTGTTGGCGCATGCTGCACTGACGCTCAGCGCGCGTACGGGTTGGCGTGAACGGGCGTTCAGTCTGCTGGAGCGGCGCGCCGGCTGGCTGGTCGCGGCGGCCGGGTTTGCGGCGGCAGTGATGATGCTCGAGATGGTCTTTGACCCGCGTTATCGCAGCTTCGCCAGCATGGCGTTTGTGCTGCCAGCGCTGGTTTACCTGTGCCGCCCGGTAAGCGTGCCACGGCGCGAGATTGCCTTGCTGACGTTTATTGTCGGTGCGGGGATTGCGCCGCAGTTGTATCAGGAAGGTTTGCAGAATCAGCAGGCGTGGGGTTGGGCGTTGGTGAGTGGATTGATGATGGCTGCGTTGTGGCGCTGCCTGCGCATTCGAAAGGACTGA
- a CDS encoding serine/threonine protein kinase, producing MLRSLRFAALFSGLILSASALAVDIDAASYGYPLTNPFEATIATTPPDLRPELPLDDDINQSDRSVTLRPERAFILPDNFWAVKKLTYRIATQDKPAPLIFLIAGTGARYDSTLNEYLKKLYYKAGYHVVQLSSPTSFDFISAASRFATPGVTKEDAEDMYRVMQAVRAQNPKVPVTEYYLTGYSLGALDAAFVAHLDETRRSFNFKKVLLLNPPVNLYTSITNLDKLVQTEVKGINNSTTFYELVLSKLTRYFQQKGYIDLNDALLYDFQQSKQHLTNEQMAMLIGTSFRFSAADIAFTSDLINRRGLITPPKFPITEGTSLTPFLKRALQCDFDCYLTDQVIPMWRARTDGGSLLQLIDQVSLYALKDYLHDSPKIAVMHNADDVILGPGDLGFLRKTFGDRLTVYPLGGHCGNINYRVNSDAMLEFFRG from the coding sequence ATGCTCCGTTCCTTGCGCTTCGCCGCGCTGTTCAGCGGCCTTATTTTGAGTGCGTCCGCACTGGCGGTAGATATCGATGCCGCCAGTTATGGCTACCCCCTGACCAATCCGTTCGAGGCGACCATCGCCACGACCCCGCCGGATTTGCGCCCGGAATTGCCGCTGGACGACGACATCAATCAGTCGGATCGCAGCGTCACTTTGCGCCCGGAGCGTGCGTTTATCCTGCCGGACAATTTCTGGGCAGTGAAAAAACTCACCTACCGCATCGCCACGCAGGACAAGCCGGCGCCACTGATCTTCCTGATCGCCGGCACTGGCGCGCGCTATGACAGCACGCTCAACGAATACCTGAAAAAGCTCTACTACAAGGCCGGCTACCACGTCGTGCAGTTGTCCTCGCCGACCAGCTTCGACTTCATCAGCGCCGCCTCGCGCTTCGCCACCCCGGGCGTGACCAAGGAAGACGCCGAAGACATGTACCGGGTGATGCAGGCCGTGCGCGCGCAAAACCCGAAAGTGCCGGTCACCGAGTACTACCTGACCGGCTACAGCCTCGGCGCCCTCGATGCGGCATTCGTGGCGCACCTCGACGAGACGCGTCGCAGCTTCAACTTCAAGAAAGTCCTGCTGCTCAATCCGCCGGTGAACCTCTACACCTCGATCACCAACCTCGACAAGCTGGTCCAGACCGAGGTCAAGGGCATCAATAACAGCACCACGTTCTATGAACTGGTACTGAGCAAATTGACCCGCTACTTCCAGCAGAAAGGCTACATCGACCTCAACGATGCGCTGCTCTACGACTTCCAGCAGTCCAAGCAGCACCTGACCAACGAACAGATGGCGATGCTGATCGGCACCTCGTTCCGCTTCTCGGCAGCCGACATCGCGTTCACCTCGGACCTGATCAACCGTCGCGGCCTGATCACCCCGCCGAAGTTTCCGATCACCGAAGGCACCAGCCTCACGCCGTTCCTCAAGCGTGCCCTGCAATGCGACTTCGACTGCTACCTGACCGATCAGGTGATTCCGATGTGGCGCGCACGCACCGACGGCGGCAGCCTGCTGCAACTGATCGATCAGGTCAGCCTGTATGCGCTCAAGGATTACCTGCACGACAGCCCGAAAATCGCCGTGATGCATAACGCCGATGACGTGATTCTCGGCCCCGGCGACCTCGGTTTCCTGCGCAAGACCTTCGGTGATCGCCTGACCGTTTACCCACTGGGCGGCCATTGCGGCAACATTAACTACCGCGTCAACAGCGACGCCATGCTGGAGTTCTTCCGTGGCTAA
- a CDS encoding MlaA family lipoprotein, with protein sequence MAKYLLLIAALLCAGVAQADNSKANAPVVVDSDGFKEPLSKLKFNPGLDQREFERSTLNALNVYDPLESWNRRVYHFNYRFDQWVFLPVVDGYRYVTPSFVRTGVSNFFNNLGDVPNLLNSLLQFKGQRSMETTARLLLNTTIGIAGLWDPATAMGLPRQSEDFGQTLGFYGVPGGAYFVLPIFGPSNIRDTAGLAVDFTAESAINFLNVSEVSSNHPEVWALRAVDKRYQTSFRYGQMNSPFEYEKVRYVYTEARKLQIAE encoded by the coding sequence GTGGCTAAATATCTCCTGCTGATTGCAGCGCTCCTCTGCGCAGGCGTGGCCCAGGCCGACAACAGTAAGGCCAACGCACCCGTCGTGGTCGACAGCGACGGCTTCAAAGAGCCGCTGTCCAAACTGAAATTCAACCCGGGACTGGACCAGCGCGAATTCGAGCGTTCGACGCTCAACGCGCTGAACGTCTACGACCCGCTGGAATCGTGGAACCGTCGGGTTTACCACTTCAACTACCGCTTCGACCAATGGGTATTCCTGCCGGTGGTCGATGGCTATCGCTACGTCACGCCAAGCTTTGTGCGCACCGGTGTGAGCAACTTCTTCAACAACCTCGGCGATGTGCCGAACCTGTTGAACAGCCTGTTGCAGTTCAAAGGTCAGCGCTCGATGGAAACCACCGCGCGCCTGTTGCTCAACACCACCATCGGCATCGCCGGCCTGTGGGACCCGGCGACCGCCATGGGCCTGCCACGCCAGAGCGAAGACTTCGGGCAGACCCTGGGTTTCTACGGTGTACCGGGTGGCGCCTACTTCGTACTGCCGATCTTCGGCCCGTCGAACATTCGTGACACCGCAGGCCTCGCCGTGGATTTCACTGCCGAGTCGGCGATCAACTTCCTCAATGTTTCGGAAGTCAGCTCCAACCACCCGGAAGTCTGGGCCTTGCGCGCCGTCGACAAGCGCTACCAGACCAGCTTCCGTTACGGTCAGATGAACTCGCCGTTCGAGTACGAGAAAGTGCGTTACGTGTACACCGAAGCGCGTAAGTTGCAGATCGCCGAATAG
- a CDS encoding DUF808 domain-containing protein, which produces MAGSSLLVLVDDIATVLDDVALMSKMAAKKTAGVLGDDLALNAQQVSGVRAEREIPVVWAVAKGSFVNKLILVPSALAISAFVPWLVTPLLMVGGAYLCFEGFEKLAHKFLHSEAEDEAGHAQLTEAVADPATDLVAYEKDKIKGAIRTDFILSAEIIAITLGTVADASLTQQVIVMSGIAIVMTVGVYGLVAGIVKLDDLGLWLTQKPGQMAKKIGSGILSAAPYMMKTLSVVGTAAMFLVGGGILTHGVPVIHHWIEGVGAAAGSAGFAVPMLLNGVAGIFAGAVVLAVVSIVGKIWKSVKG; this is translated from the coding sequence ATGGCAGGAAGCAGTTTGCTGGTGCTGGTCGACGATATCGCCACCGTTCTGGATGACGTGGCGTTGATGAGCAAAATGGCCGCCAAGAAAACCGCCGGCGTGCTCGGCGACGACCTGGCGCTGAATGCCCAGCAAGTCTCCGGCGTGCGTGCCGAGCGGGAAATTCCGGTGGTTTGGGCGGTGGCCAAGGGCTCATTCGTCAACAAGCTGATCCTCGTGCCGTCGGCGCTGGCGATCAGTGCGTTCGTCCCTTGGCTGGTGACGCCGTTGTTGATGGTCGGTGGCGCGTATCTGTGTTTCGAAGGCTTCGAAAAACTCGCGCACAAATTTCTCCACAGCGAGGCTGAAGACGAGGCCGGGCATGCGCAGTTGACAGAAGCCGTGGCGGATCCTGCGACCGATCTGGTGGCGTACGAAAAGGACAAGATCAAAGGCGCGATTCGCACTGACTTCATTCTGTCGGCAGAAATCATCGCCATCACGTTGGGTACCGTGGCGGATGCCTCGCTGACCCAGCAAGTGATCGTGATGTCGGGCATTGCCATCGTCATGACCGTGGGGGTTTACGGCCTGGTCGCGGGCATCGTCAAACTCGACGATCTCGGTTTGTGGCTGACCCAGAAGCCTGGGCAGATGGCGAAGAAGATTGGCAGCGGGATCCTCAGCGCAGCACCGTACATGATGAAAACCCTGTCGGTGGTGGGCACGGCGGCGATGTTTCTCGTCGGTGGCGGCATTCTCACCCACGGCGTGCCGGTGATTCATCACTGGATTGAAGGCGTTGGCGCAGCGGCCGGGAGTGCCGGGTTTGCGGTGCCGATGTTGCTCAATGGCGTGGCGGGGATCTTTGCCGGTGCGGTGGTGTTGGCGGTGGTTTCCATCGTCGGCAAAATCTGGAAATCTGTTAAGGGCTAA
- a CDS encoding TetR/AcrR family transcriptional regulator produces MSTIRERNKELILRAASEEFADKGFAATKTSDIAAKAGLPKPNVYYYFKSKENLYREVLESIIVPILQASTPFNPDGVPSEVLSGYIRSKIRISRDLPFASKVFASEIMHGAPHLSADLVEQLNGQAKHNIDCIQSWIDRGQIAPIDPNHLMFSIWAATQTYADFDWQISAVTGKENLDEADYEAAAQTIIRLVLKGCEPDQ; encoded by the coding sequence ATGAGCACAATCCGCGAGCGCAACAAAGAACTGATCCTGCGTGCCGCCAGTGAGGAGTTTGCCGACAAGGGCTTCGCTGCGACCAAAACCAGCGACATCGCCGCCAAGGCAGGATTGCCCAAGCCCAACGTCTACTACTACTTCAAGTCCAAGGAAAACCTCTATCGCGAGGTTCTGGAAAGCATCATCGTGCCGATCCTGCAGGCCTCGACCCCGTTCAATCCGGACGGCGTACCGAGCGAAGTGCTGAGCGGCTACATCCGCTCGAAGATCCGCATCTCCCGTGACCTGCCCTTCGCCTCCAAGGTGTTCGCCAGCGAAATCATGCACGGCGCGCCACATTTGAGCGCTGACCTGGTCGAGCAGCTCAACGGCCAGGCCAAGCACAACATCGACTGCATCCAGAGCTGGATCGACCGCGGCCAGATCGCCCCGATCGACCCGAATCACCTGATGTTCAGCATCTGGGCCGCGACCCAGACCTACGCCGACTTCGACTGGCAGATTTCTGCGGTCACCGGGAAGGAGAATCTGGACGAAGCGGATTATGAAGCAGCGGCGCAGACGATTATCCGGTTGGTGCTCAAAGGCTGTGAGCCAGATCAATAA